The genome window atgtccaatcaattgaacttaacacagatggactccaatcaagttgtaggaacatttcaaggttgatcaatggaaacaggatgcaccggagctcaattgagtctaatagcaaaggatctgaatacttaagtaaataaggtatgtttttttgcAAACAATGTGTTGATTGTGGGGGGAAAACGAAATGtatcaattttagattaaggctgtaatgtaaatgTGGTAAAGGGGTCAatacgaatgcactgtaactgccCCATGCTTGGTAAACTACCTGTCCTGTGCATTCTGAAGCAGGAATTCCTTTACCGCTGACCTTACCATATTCAACAATGTCAACAACTAGCCAACGGTGACTTACAGTGGATATAGTGTGTACAACGCAAATACTCGCCTTAACAAAGCCGATGTCGTTCGCGTACTGCCTGAAGCACTGCCGACACATGTTGAGCCCGTATTTACGGATCAAACCGTGTCTGTTCGAGCATACCCGGCTGGAAAACAAAGAATGCAAATATTAGACAAGAATGATGAATGATTTAATAAGTGCCCAGCAAGTTCAAGCTCATTCAAAGTTAGCCAACCAACGACGTTACCTAGCTAGACAGTGTTGGCAGCAGATAAACCTGCAACATTCACATTCAGGGGTATAATTATGACAGAAAATAGGTTCTCACTAGCCACGTCACTGTACTTAGTACTACAAGCTGCCAACAGCCAACGTTAACATGCGCTAAAAATGTGAGGCCCAGCGTTGTTGCATATCAACCGCCATATTAGCTCGAGCGAAGCCCTCATGTGGTTCAAAATGTACACCAAGAATTTGGGTCCGTGAAAATCTACCGGACTCTAAAATTCACTCCAAAGAAAATACTAAACGATATATTGAAGATAACTGACCAGGATCGGGATCCCTGACCGAATTTTCTAGGATGACTCCAATAGAGCTGCTGATGACCCATCTTGTCTCTTTTGCTCCGATGTCAGAAAGGAATAAGGGTGCGCATGCGCATAAAATGTTCTGCCGGGCGTCTTCCGCCCACAATGCATAGCGGAAAACATCGCATTGCGTGCATTCTTGTAGTACACCTCTAGATGGCGCCAACAACCTGCAGCAGCATCAACAACCCATCTGGAGTCTGGTGCTGCAATTGTTGACTTGAATAGATGCTGAATTTATTACATTTCCCCAATAGGCTGACCACGCCaccgttgcaaaataaatgtagaaatctatgttattcaattgttccgtgttacacggaacccaaaccggctgcgcacgtgcgccatcgtgcataaatttattttgtccccctacaccagacgcgatcacgacttgcaggttaaaatatcaaaacaaaatctgaacccaaaccggctgtgcatgtgcgccatcgtgcataaatgtattttgtccgcctacaccaaacgcgatcacgacatgcaggttaaaatatcaaaacaaactctgaaccaatgacattaatttggggacaggtcgaaaagtattaaacatgtatggcaatttagctagttagcttgcacttgctagctaatttgtcctatttagctagctttgtGTTGCTAGCGAATTTGTCCtgagatataaacattgagttgttattttatctgaaatgcacaaggtcctctactccgacaattaatccacacataaaatgatcaaccgaattgtttctagtcatctctcctccttccaggctttttcatctttgaacttatatggtgattggcatctacactttcatagtattacgacgaaaaccggcaaaacagttcgtctttcaatcacccacgtgggtataaccaatgaggagatggcacgtgggtacctgcttctataaaccaatgaggagatgggagaggcaggacttgcagcgagatttgtgtcagaaataggaatgacttctattttagcccttggcaacgcactCTTTGGCACGTGCGaacagtgtgggtgcaataatttaataacatagattcctacatttattttgcaacacagTGTAGTCAGGGTATTAGCGTCAATATTCGGATGAATAGCTCAACAAGGCATTTGTACAAGCAGCTATCATTCATTTAAAATGGCATGCTGTTAAATATTTACAATAATACATATGCAGAACTAGCCTACCCATCTTTCATCTCCTCAAATGCATAGGTGAATCAATAGAAAAGTACGTAAGAAAATCAACCAGATTGAGATCATTTCACTGTGCAATTATCATTTAATAAGAAAAACAAATCCAACAAACTGTGAACACAGacaagggtagtgcgtacggcccagtacatcactggggcaaagcttcctgccatccaggacctacagttgaagtcggaagtttacatacacttaggtaggagtcattaaaactagtttttcaaccactccacacatttcttgttaacaaactatagttttggcaagtcagttaggacatctactttgtgcatgacacaagtcatttttccaacaattgtttacagatagattatttcacttataattcactgtaccacaattccagtgggtcagaagtttatatacactaagttgactgagcctttaaacagcatggaaaattccacaaaatgatttcatggctttagaagcttctgataggctaattgacataatttgagtcaatttaaggtgttcctgtggatgtataccttcaaacgcagtgtctcattgcttgacatcatggggaaatcaaaagaaatcagccaagacctcaaacaaattgtagacctccacgtccacaagtctggttcatccttgggagcaatttccaaatttctgaaggtaccacgttcatctgtacaaacaatagtacgcaagtataaacaccatgggaccacgcagccgtcatgccgctcaggaaggagacgcgttctgtctcctagagagacgcacagaacaacagcaaatgaccttgtgaagatgctggaggaaacaggtacaaaagtatctctatcaacagtaaaacgagtcctatatcgacataacgtgaaaggccgctcagcaaggaagaagccactgctccaaaacagccataaaaaaagccagactacggtttgcaactgcacatggggacaaagattgtactttttggagaaatgtcctctggtctgaagaaacaacaattgaactgtttgaccataatgaccatcattatgtttggaggaaaaagggggaggcacaagccgaagaacaccatcctaatcgtgaagcacggtggtggcagcatcatgttgtgggggtgctttgctgcaggagggactggtgcacttcacaaaatagatagcatcatgagggaggaaaattatgtggctatattgaagcaacatctcaagacatcagtcaggaagttaaagcttggtcgcaaatgtgtcttccaaatggacaatgaccccaagcatacttccaaagttgtggcaaaatcgcctaaggacaaccaagtcaaggtattggagtggccatgacaaagccctgacctcaatcctatagaaaatgtgtaggcagaactgaaaaagtgtgtgcgagcaaggagacctacaaacctgactcagttacaccagctctgtcaggaggaatgggccaaaattcacccaatttattgtgagaagcttgtggaaggctacccgaaatgtttgacccactgtgaatgtgatgacttcaactgtatatactaggcggtgtccgAGGAAAGCCCAACatattgtcaaagacttcagtcattcaagtcatagactgttctccttgctgccgcatggcaagcggtaccggagcgccaagtctaggaccaaaatgctccttagcagcttctaccccaagccataagactactaaacAATTAATCAAACGGCCACcgggactatttacattgccccctccccatttgtttttacactgctgctactcgctgtttattatctatgcatagccactttacccctaccaacatgtacaaattacctcgactaacctgtacccccgcacattgatccCTAGTTATTGTCACTTTATTCTGTTACTTTtcgttattttttattttagtttatttggtaaatatttatttagctctttcttgaactgcattgttggttaaggacttgtaagcaagcatttcaccgtaagtctacacctgttgtatttggcgcatgcgaccaatacaatttgatttgatttaaatatgACTTTGTTTATCTATTGTTCAAAGAAATGACTAATTCTTAAGAAATAGCATACCAACTATATACATGCAATATTGTATTTACAGAGATCTCCATATTGTTACATTGTTTATAATCTTACAGTTCACTGGTTCAGTTCCACCCGATGCTGTCAATTCAATGCAACATTGTAGCATAGCCAATAATATCATTTTTATGTCTTGAGAGCCCCCCTCCGGAGTAATGCATTGTGGGAGCCAGAGGTAGGCAGCGGTTTGGAATTTTGTGccagcgttagctagctagctggttaatGTGTTATTTTGATCAGAAATtgggagcaggagaggagagaagtgatGGAGGAGAACGAATATCTCATGTCATCGCACTGTTAATTCCGGCTGAGAAAGCTGCATAGTACGACTACCCTTTTAGGTAAATATAAAAACGCAGTTTTTCCACGATTGAAGCTTGTTGCGACAGTCTGTTTTGGCCATAAATTGAGGCGCAGCTGGGGTGCTTGTTTGTAAATATGATACGCTCGCACCAGCTAGCTTTTACGAGCCTCATTTATacgttgctagctagctaccgtaaCACTTGGTAAACAATGTTTAAGCTACCAAATATAGCTTTCTGGTAGTTGTGTATGATGCAGACCTACACCGCATAAGTCTCGAGCGAAATGGGGTTGGTGGTTTTGACGTATCTGTCCCTGCGCGCCAGTTCTGAGCTACCAAGACGATAGCTAGAAGGAAGATAGCATAATTTGCATGAACTAGATTTGGTTAGATAACCCACATATCCCGCAACGGATGCCATGGGAAGGACGAGATGTTAataaacgacagatttttttttttttttacattaacatTCACAAACATAAGAAAAGGGTTTAGTTTTGAAACGATAGGTGGTGGTTAGCTTAGCTCTACAGCTTGTTGACTGTTTGTTGACAGAGAAATTATGTTTTTTTCTTAACGGTGTACATTACACGCCTGTCATGCTGACTTACTAGTGAACGTCAGCATGACAGGCGTGTAATGTACACCGTAAAAAAATGAATATCGTTGCTCTGTTTTAGGCAAGGTAGTCTGTGATCCAGTGCAAACGCTCTTGATTTGTGTATTGATTGTGACAGTGCCTCTGGGCAGTACAAATCAGTGAGGGCAACCCAGAAAGAAACGATGCTGAGAAAATGAGAATAGAGAACTAATCATAGAATGTTGAAGTGGAGCTCGGGATGATATGGGAAGGCTCATATGTCTAAATTAAGATTTTAGCTAAATCATGATGACTGGCAGATACTTTGTGAAGATAAATGAAGTATTATCCCTAAACGACAATCATTTAGCCTACAGATTGagatatacagtgtattcggaaactattcagaccccttgactttttccacattttgttacattacagccttattttaatcCATGTTATAATAATGTTTTtcctcaatctgcacacaataccccataatgacaaagggaaaacaggtttttagaaatatttgcaaatttataaaaaataaacttatttgcataattattcagaccccttgctatgagacttgaaatggagcgCAAGTGCATCCtatttcattgatcatccttgtgatttttctacaacttgattgtggtaaacttgtggtaaatttaattgattggatatgatttggaaaggcacacacctgtctatataaggtcccacagttgaccgtgcatgtcagaatAAAAACCAAActatgatgtcgaaggaattgcccgtagagctccgagacaggattgtgtcgaggcacagatctggggaagggtacaaaaaaattctgcagcattgaacatccccaagaaaacagtggcctccatcactcttaagtggaagaagtttggaaccactaagactcttcctagagccgcctggccaaactggccaaaccggggagaagggccttggtcagggaggtaaccaagaacccgatggtcactctaataTTGCTCTtacagaaagacaaccatctctgcagctctctggccaatcaggccttaatggtagagtggccagacggaagccactcctcagtaaaaggaggCTGCACAtggcagcctgcttggagttaaccaaaaggcacctaaaggactatccGACCATGAGAAAAAATATTCTCTGAATGCCAagttcacgtctggaggaaacctggcaccatc of Salvelinus namaycush isolate Seneca chromosome 29, SaNama_1.0, whole genome shotgun sequence contains these proteins:
- the LOC120024106 gene encoding 40S ribosomal protein S29; amino-acid sequence: MGHQQLYWSHPRKFGQGSRSCRVCSNRHGLIRKYGLNMCRQCFRQYANDIGFVKLD